One stretch of Cedecea neteri DNA includes these proteins:
- a CDS encoding GlxA family transcriptional regulator, whose protein sequence is MSIGVWFVVLPGILSLDLSGPAETLGLAKNAFDLHYIGPDPQVETSIGLTFSGIQPLPENLPPGSLLMLPGVYDSNRFFATPQAEEVRRWLTRLQPQIHSQQLNLMCVCSGALLAARAGLMHGIQCTTHHDVLERLKAAAPGAQVKDNRIFVEDRGIWTSAGITSGIDLSLHLINRYCGPRVALEVAREMVVWFRRSGDDPQLSPWLRYRNHIHPAVHRAQDLLAASPETPWPVPEIADRVHVSPRHLSRLFQQHLGISVRDYLEQLRLAVAEQRLQQGQRLEQAASAAGFSSPRQLHRARGRMRGA, encoded by the coding sequence ATGAGTATTGGGGTCTGGTTTGTGGTGCTGCCGGGGATATTGTCCCTCGATCTGAGCGGCCCGGCGGAAACGCTGGGGCTGGCGAAGAACGCGTTTGATCTGCACTACATTGGGCCAGACCCCCAGGTTGAAACCTCCATTGGCCTGACCTTCAGCGGCATTCAGCCGCTACCTGAAAACCTTCCCCCCGGGAGCCTGCTGATGCTGCCCGGCGTGTACGATTCAAACCGTTTTTTTGCCACGCCGCAGGCGGAAGAAGTCCGGCGTTGGTTAACCCGCCTGCAGCCGCAAATTCACAGCCAGCAGCTTAACCTGATGTGCGTGTGCTCCGGGGCACTGCTGGCGGCACGAGCGGGACTGATGCACGGTATTCAGTGCACAACGCATCATGACGTCCTTGAGCGATTGAAAGCGGCGGCCCCCGGCGCACAGGTCAAAGACAACCGGATTTTTGTTGAAGACCGGGGGATTTGGACCAGCGCCGGGATAACCTCCGGGATCGATCTTTCCCTGCATTTGATTAACCGCTACTGCGGCCCGAGGGTAGCGCTGGAGGTAGCCAGAGAGATGGTGGTCTGGTTCCGCCGCTCGGGCGACGACCCGCAGCTTTCACCCTGGCTTCGCTACCGGAATCATATTCATCCCGCCGTGCACCGTGCGCAGGATCTTCTTGCCGCATCTCCTGAAACGCCCTGGCCGGTACCGGAAATTGCCGACCGGGTTCACGTCAGCCCGCGGCACTTATCCCGCCTTTTTCAGCAGCATTTGGGGATTTCCGTGCGCGACTATCTGGAACAGCTGCGGCTTGCGGTGGCGGAGCAACGGCTACAGCAGGGGCAGCGCCTCGAGCAGGCCGCCAGCGCCGCAGGATTTTCTTCCCCGCGCCAGCTGCATCGGGCACGGGGCAGAATGCGTGGCGCTTAG
- a CDS encoding acyltransferase has product MQQKINWIDNLRGIACLMVVMIHTTTWYITNPHTVTAFSWDFSNVLNSASRVSVPLFFMISGYLFFGERSAQQRHFLRIASCLLFYSAIALLYIWLFTPISIGLALRYILVKPVFYHLWFFFAIMVIYLLSPLIQVKKVSAVTILGLMVLLGVVANPNTVPQTLGNMRWLPVNLYINGDTFYYVLYGLLGRAIGMFDTQRKGVSGLAGGLFVICVMSIALGTHRQLEINQNFAETFYVYCGPLVFIAAISLLVVAKNCLNQRPLPGLTFISRYSLGIYGFHALIIHYLRTHDIQLTHWPVLDILWIFGATLAGSLLLAVGVGKLDRKKLVS; this is encoded by the coding sequence ATGCAGCAAAAAATAAACTGGATTGATAACCTTCGGGGCATTGCCTGCCTGATGGTGGTTATGATCCACACCACGACCTGGTACATCACCAACCCACATACCGTGACCGCTTTTAGCTGGGATTTTTCAAACGTTCTGAACTCGGCTTCACGCGTCAGCGTGCCGCTGTTTTTCATGATTTCCGGGTATCTGTTTTTTGGCGAACGCAGCGCGCAGCAGCGCCATTTTCTACGCATAGCCAGCTGCCTGCTGTTTTATAGCGCCATTGCGCTGCTCTATATCTGGCTGTTTACCCCGATAAGCATCGGCCTTGCGCTGCGCTACATCCTGGTAAAACCGGTGTTCTATCACCTGTGGTTTTTCTTCGCGATTATGGTGATATACCTGCTTTCGCCGCTGATACAGGTGAAGAAGGTCAGCGCGGTGACAATCCTTGGGTTGATGGTGCTGCTCGGCGTGGTGGCCAACCCCAACACGGTGCCGCAGACGCTGGGCAATATGCGCTGGCTGCCCGTTAACCTCTACATTAACGGCGACACCTTTTATTACGTGCTTTACGGCCTGCTAGGCCGGGCGATTGGCATGTTCGATACCCAAAGAAAAGGCGTGAGCGGCCTGGCAGGCGGCCTGTTCGTGATTTGCGTCATGTCGATTGCGCTGGGCACCCACCGGCAGTTGGAAATCAACCAGAACTTCGCCGAAACCTTCTACGTGTATTGCGGCCCGCTGGTGTTTATTGCCGCCATCAGCCTGCTGGTCGTGGCGAAGAACTGCCTGAACCAGCGCCCGCTGCCCGGCCTGACGTTTATTTCGCGCTACTCGCTGGGCATTTACGGGTTTCATGCGCTGATCATTCATTATTTGCGCACACACGATATCCAACTGACCCACTGGCCGGTGCTGGATATTCTGTGGATTTTCGGCGCAACGCTGGCAGGCAGCCTGCTGCTGGCCGTTGGCGTTGGAAAACTCGACCGCAAAAAACTGGTTAGCTAA
- a CDS encoding YsaB family lipoprotein — protein MLSACSAPQQESQSAKERRPIVHTGTMELACKNQAAYRYNTQPQRINLSEFKQYQASYEMMGSTTRKEGFTCSFDESGQFSHLSSRENLNQRATT, from the coding sequence ATGCTCAGCGCCTGCAGCGCGCCACAGCAGGAAAGCCAGTCGGCAAAAGAGCGTCGGCCGATTGTTCATACCGGGACGATGGAGCTTGCCTGTAAAAACCAGGCCGCGTACCGCTACAACACGCAGCCGCAGCGCATCAACCTGTCTGAATTTAAACAGTACCAGGCCAGCTATGAAATGATGGGCAGCACCACCCGCAAAGAGGGATTTACCTGTTCGTTTGACGAAAGTGGTCAATTTTCACACCTTTCCAGCCGCGAAAACCTCAACCAACGGGCAACAACCTGA
- the glyQ gene encoding glycine--tRNA ligase subunit alpha, whose product MQKFDTKTFQGLILTLQDYWARQGCTIVQPLDMEVGAGTSHPMTSLRALGPEPMATAYVQPSRRPTDGRYGENPNRLQHYYQFQVVIKPSPDNIQELYLGSLKELGMDPTIHDIRFVEDNWENPTLGAWGLGWEVWLNGMEVTQFTYFQQVGGLECKPVTGEITYGLERLAMYIQGVDSVYDLVWSDGPLGKTTYGDVFHQNEVEQSTYNFEYADVDFLFTCFEQYEKEAQQLLALETPLPLPAYERILKAAHSFNLLDARKAISVTERQRYILRIRTLTKAVAEAYYASREALGFPMCNKNN is encoded by the coding sequence ATGCAAAAGTTTGATACCAAGACCTTTCAAGGCCTGATCCTGACCTTACAGGACTACTGGGCTCGCCAGGGCTGCACCATTGTTCAACCTTTGGACATGGAAGTAGGCGCAGGCACCTCTCACCCGATGACCAGCCTGCGTGCCTTAGGCCCGGAGCCAATGGCCACCGCTTACGTGCAGCCGTCCCGCCGTCCTACCGATGGCCGCTATGGCGAAAACCCGAACCGTTTACAGCACTACTATCAGTTCCAGGTGGTGATTAAGCCTTCCCCGGACAACATTCAGGAGCTGTACCTCGGGTCTCTGAAAGAGCTGGGTATGGATCCAACGATTCATGACATTCGCTTCGTGGAAGATAACTGGGAAAACCCAACGCTTGGCGCATGGGGCCTTGGCTGGGAAGTGTGGCTTAACGGCATGGAAGTGACGCAGTTCACCTACTTCCAGCAGGTTGGCGGCCTGGAGTGTAAGCCGGTGACCGGCGAAATCACCTACGGTTTAGAGCGTCTTGCGATGTACATTCAGGGCGTAGACAGCGTTTACGACCTCGTGTGGAGCGACGGCCCGCTGGGTAAAACTACCTATGGCGACGTGTTCCACCAGAACGAAGTGGAGCAGTCCACCTATAACTTCGAATACGCCGACGTGGACTTCCTGTTCACCTGCTTCGAGCAGTACGAGAAAGAAGCGCAGCAGCTGCTGGCGCTGGAAACTCCGCTGCCGCTGCCGGCCTACGAACGTATTCTGAAGGCCGCTCACAGCTTTAACCTGCTGGATGCGCGCAAGGCCATTTCCGTGACCGAGCGCCAGCGCTACATTCTGCGCATTCGCACCCTGACCAAAGCCGTGGCCGAAGCCTACTACGCTTCTCGTGAAGCGCTTGGCTTCCCGATGTGTAATAAGAACAACTAA
- the glyS gene encoding glycine--tRNA ligase subunit beta, protein MSEKTFLVEIGTEELPPKALRSLAESFAANVTAELDAANIAHGEVKWFAAPRRLALKIANLAASQPDREVEKRGPAVSAAFDAEGKPSKAAEGWARGCGITVDQAERLATDKGEWLMYRAHVKGESVQALLPNMIATSLAKLPIPKLMRWGASDIQFVRPVHTVTLLLGDELIPATILGIQSDRVIRGHRFMGEPEFTIDNADQYPQVLQERGKVIADYEARKATIKRDAEEAARKIGGNADLSESLLEEVTSLVEWPVVLTAKFEEKFLAVPAEALVYTMKGDQKYFPVYDNSGKLLPNFIFVTNIESKDPVQIISGNEKVVRPRLADAEFFFNTDRKKRLEDNLPRLETVLFQKELGTLRDKTNRIEALSGWIAGQIGADVNHATRAGLLSKCDLMTNMVFEFTDTQGIMGMHYARHDGEAEDVAVALNEQYQPRFAGDELPSNLVACAVAIADKMDTLAGIFGIGQHPKGDKDPFALRRAALGVLRIIVEKNLPLDLQTLTEEAVRLYGSKLTNTNVVDEVIDFMLGRFRAWYQEEGHAVDTIQAVLARRPTKPADFDARMKAVSHFRTLEAAASLAAANKRVSNILAKSDEVLNDIVHASVLKEAEEIRLATNVVVLRDKLQPYFAEGRYQEALEELANLREPVDEFFDKVMVNAEDKDLRINRLTLLTKLRELFLQVADISLLQ, encoded by the coding sequence ATGTCTGAAAAAACTTTTCTGGTGGAGATCGGCACTGAAGAGCTGCCACCAAAAGCCCTGCGCAGCCTGGCTGAATCCTTCGCTGCTAACGTTACCGCCGAGCTGGATGCGGCCAACATCGCCCACGGCGAAGTAAAATGGTTTGCTGCTCCGCGTCGCCTGGCGCTGAAAATCGCTAACCTGGCGGCTTCTCAGCCGGATCGCGAAGTCGAAAAACGCGGCCCTGCGGTGTCTGCGGCGTTTGACGCCGAAGGCAAACCAAGCAAAGCCGCCGAAGGCTGGGCTCGTGGCTGCGGAATTACCGTTGACCAGGCCGAGCGTCTGGCGACCGACAAAGGCGAATGGCTGATGTACCGCGCCCACGTGAAGGGCGAAAGCGTGCAGGCACTGCTGCCGAACATGATCGCCACTTCTCTGGCGAAGCTGCCGATTCCAAAACTGATGCGATGGGGCGCGTCCGACATTCAGTTCGTGCGCCCGGTTCACACCGTGACGCTGCTGCTGGGTGACGAGCTGATCCCTGCCACTATTCTGGGCATTCAGTCCGATCGCGTGATTCGCGGCCACCGCTTTATGGGCGAGCCGGAATTCACCATCGACAATGCCGACCAGTACCCTCAAGTCCTGCAGGAACGCGGGAAGGTCATCGCTGATTACGAAGCGCGTAAAGCCACCATCAAACGTGATGCTGAAGAAGCCGCCCGTAAAATTGGCGGTAACGCGGACCTGAGCGAAAGCCTGCTGGAAGAAGTCACCTCGCTGGTGGAATGGCCGGTGGTGCTGACCGCGAAGTTCGAAGAGAAATTCCTGGCCGTGCCTGCCGAAGCGCTGGTTTACACCATGAAGGGTGACCAGAAGTACTTCCCGGTTTACGACAACAGCGGCAAGCTGCTGCCAAACTTCATCTTCGTGACGAACATCGAGTCGAAAGACCCGGTGCAGATCATTTCCGGTAACGAGAAGGTGGTTCGCCCGCGCCTGGCGGACGCCGAGTTCTTCTTCAATACCGACCGCAAAAAGCGTCTGGAAGATAACCTGCCGCGTCTGGAAACCGTATTGTTCCAGAAAGAGCTGGGCACCCTGCGCGACAAAACTAACCGCATCGAAGCGCTTTCAGGCTGGATTGCGGGCCAGATTGGCGCAGACGTGAATCATGCAACCCGCGCTGGCCTGCTGTCCAAGTGTGACCTGATGACCAACATGGTGTTCGAGTTTACCGATACCCAGGGCATCATGGGCATGCACTACGCACGTCACGACGGCGAAGCGGAAGACGTAGCGGTTGCGCTAAACGAGCAGTATCAGCCTCGCTTTGCGGGCGATGAACTGCCGTCTAACCTGGTGGCCTGTGCGGTGGCGATTGCCGACAAGATGGACACCCTTGCGGGCATCTTCGGCATTGGTCAGCATCCGAAAGGCGATAAAGACCCGTTCGCGCTGCGCCGTGCCGCGCTGGGCGTGCTGCGCATTATCGTTGAGAAAAACCTGCCGCTGGATCTGCAGACCCTGACCGAAGAAGCGGTTCGCCTCTACGGCAGCAAGCTGACCAACACCAACGTGGTGGATGAGGTTATCGACTTTATGCTGGGCCGCTTCCGCGCCTGGTATCAGGAAGAAGGCCACGCGGTTGACACCATCCAGGCGGTGCTGGCGCGTCGTCCAACCAAACCGGCGGACTTCGACGCCCGCATGAAGGCGGTTTCCCACTTCCGTACTCTGGAAGCGGCGGCGTCTCTGGCGGCGGCTAACAAGCGTGTGTCCAACATTCTTGCCAAGTCCGATGAAGTGCTGAACGACATCGTGCATGCTTCTGTCCTGAAAGAGGCCGAAGAAATTCGCCTGGCGACTAACGTGGTTGTGCTGCGCGATAAGCTGCAGCCGTACTTCGCCGAAGGCCGTTACCAGGAAGCCCTGGAAGAGCTGGCCAATTTGCGCGAGCCGGTGGATGAGTTCTTCGACAAGGTAATGGTTAACGCGGAAGATAAAGATCTGCGTATTAACCGCCTGACGCTGCTGACCAAGCTGCGCGAGCTGTTCCTGCAGGTGGCGGATATCTCCCTGTTGCAGTAA
- the tcp gene encoding methyl-accepting chemotaxis citrate transducer, whose product MKNIKVITGIVTTLGIFSVLLLVTGALFFSSVSSDRLNFQNTGLLNYQQQQLGGSFQTLVETRVTINRVAIRVLKNQRDPASLEAMNKLLTNAGGLLVEAQKQFSNYMDSDDVPGQDKAIDDKAAASFKQMHDVMAQSIQFLKADNYQAYGNLDAQQAQDDFKAVYGQWLTQNTRLLKAASAQNQSSYTGMLWTLGTILLIVIAALVVIWLGLQRVLLWPLKTAMGHIQAISEGDLTRTIDAEGRSEMSRLSAGLKSMQQSLAKTVSVVRDNADSIYTGASEISAGSSDLSSRTEQQAAALEETAASMEQLTATVKQNTDNARQATGLAKNASETAQKGGRVVDSVVSTMNEIAESSGKIVDITSVIDSIAFQTNILALNAAVEAARAGEQGRGFAVVAGEVRTLASRSAQAAKEIKVLIENSVSRIDTGSSQVREAGATMKEIVSAVTRVTDIMGEIASASEEQSKGIEQVAQAVSEMDSVTQQNASLVEESASAAAALEDQASELRQAVAVFQLQQAGGRRVEPVQEKLRPQPAMLKPQAASAADANWETF is encoded by the coding sequence ATGAAAAATATCAAAGTTATTACCGGCATCGTGACTACGCTCGGGATTTTCAGCGTGTTGTTGCTGGTGACCGGGGCTCTGTTCTTCTCCTCCGTCAGCAGCGATCGCCTTAACTTCCAAAATACCGGCCTGCTTAACTACCAGCAACAGCAGCTTGGCGGCAGCTTCCAGACGCTGGTTGAAACCCGCGTCACCATCAACCGCGTGGCGATTCGTGTCCTGAAAAATCAGCGCGATCCTGCCTCGCTGGAGGCGATGAACAAGCTGCTGACGAATGCTGGCGGGCTGCTGGTCGAGGCGCAAAAGCAGTTCAGCAACTACATGGATTCCGACGATGTGCCGGGCCAGGACAAAGCCATTGATGACAAAGCGGCCGCCAGCTTTAAGCAAATGCATGACGTCATGGCGCAGTCCATTCAGTTCCTGAAGGCCGATAACTACCAGGCCTACGGCAACCTTGATGCCCAGCAGGCTCAGGACGATTTCAAAGCCGTTTATGGCCAGTGGCTGACCCAAAACACCCGTCTGCTGAAGGCCGCCAGCGCGCAGAACCAAAGCAGCTATACCGGTATGCTCTGGACGCTGGGCACCATTTTGCTGATTGTTATCGCCGCGCTGGTGGTTATCTGGCTGGGCCTGCAGCGCGTGCTGCTGTGGCCGCTAAAAACCGCGATGGGGCACATTCAGGCTATCTCGGAAGGGGATTTAACCCGCACTATCGACGCCGAAGGGCGCAGCGAAATGAGCCGCCTGTCTGCCGGGCTTAAATCCATGCAGCAGTCGCTGGCGAAGACCGTGAGCGTGGTGCGCGACAACGCCGATTCCATTTACACCGGCGCCAGCGAAATATCTGCCGGCAGCAGCGATCTCTCCTCCCGCACCGAGCAGCAGGCGGCGGCCCTGGAAGAGACGGCGGCCAGTATGGAGCAGCTTACCGCCACCGTGAAACAGAATACTGACAACGCGCGCCAGGCGACCGGTCTGGCGAAAAACGCCTCCGAAACCGCGCAGAAAGGCGGGCGAGTGGTCGATAGCGTGGTCAGCACGATGAACGAAATCGCCGAAAGCTCCGGCAAAATCGTGGATATCACCAGCGTTATCGACAGTATTGCCTTCCAGACCAACATTCTGGCGCTTAACGCCGCGGTAGAAGCTGCCCGTGCGGGCGAGCAGGGCCGTGGATTTGCCGTTGTTGCGGGGGAGGTCAGAACGCTGGCCAGCCGCAGCGCGCAGGCCGCGAAAGAGATTAAAGTGCTGATTGAAAACTCGGTATCGCGCATAGATACCGGCTCAAGCCAGGTTCGCGAAGCCGGTGCGACCATGAAGGAAATCGTTTCGGCTGTCACCCGTGTGACCGACATTATGGGCGAAATTGCTTCCGCTTCCGAAGAACAAAGCAAAGGCATTGAGCAGGTGGCACAGGCGGTATCCGAGATGGACAGCGTGACCCAGCAAAACGCCTCGCTGGTGGAAGAGTCAGCTTCTGCCGCTGCAGCGCTGGAAGATCAGGCGAGCGAACTGCGTCAGGCTGTGGCGGTGTTCCAGCTTCAGCAGGCCGGAGGGCGTCGCGTGGAGCCAGTGCAGGAAAAACTGCGTCCTCAGCCGGCCATGTTAAAACCACAGGCAGCGTCGGCGGCCGATGCAAACTGGGAAACGTTCTGA
- a CDS encoding HTH-type transcriptional regulator codes for MEYKDPMVELLSSLEQIVFKDNQVISLSQKPSAFSEFEQLRKSTGLKIDDFAQAMGVSVTMVQEWESRRLKPSSTEMKLMRLIQANPGLSKQLIS; via the coding sequence ATGGAATATAAAGATCCAATGGTTGAGCTGCTTAGCAGTCTTGAGCAGATTGTTTTTAAAGATAATCAGGTCATTAGCCTGAGTCAGAAACCCAGCGCCTTCTCGGAGTTTGAGCAGCTACGTAAAAGTACCGGACTAAAAATCGATGATTTTGCTCAGGCGATGGGGGTTAGCGTCACGATGGTGCAGGAATGGGAGTCCAGACGACTCAAGCCCTCAAGCACCGAAATGAAATTGATGCGTCTGATTCAGGCCAATCCAGGCCTCAGTAAGCAGTTAATAAGCTAG
- a CDS encoding DUF3053 domain-containing protein, with the protein MATGKSWSRWFAPLAALLMVVSLSGCFDKEGDQRKAFIDFLQNTAMRSGDRLPTLTSDQKKQFGPLVSDYAILYGFSQQVSQAMDEGMKPVVDSVNSIRAPQDYMTQRDALRQANGSLNVLGQQVQNAKMQADGALAALKQPDDLKTVYYQVYQKVVTGPANAMAPLIPAAQTLTQQLVQVGDFIAQQGTQVGFANGGIQFPTSQQASQYNSLIGPLSAQHQAFTQAWSAAQTAMQ; encoded by the coding sequence ATGGCGACAGGTAAGTCCTGGTCTCGCTGGTTTGCGCCGCTGGCGGCGTTATTAATGGTGGTGAGCCTGAGTGGTTGCTTCGATAAAGAAGGCGACCAGCGTAAGGCGTTCATCGATTTTCTGCAAAACACGGCTATGCGTAGCGGCGATCGCCTGCCAACGCTGACGTCCGATCAGAAAAAACAGTTTGGCCCGCTGGTCTCCGACTACGCCATTCTGTACGGCTTCTCCCAGCAGGTTAGCCAGGCAATGGACGAAGGAATGAAGCCGGTCGTGGATAGCGTGAACAGCATCCGCGCGCCGCAGGATTATATGACCCAGCGCGACGCGCTGCGCCAGGCTAACGGCTCGCTGAACGTCTTAGGTCAGCAGGTGCAAAATGCAAAAATGCAGGCCGACGGCGCGCTTGCGGCGCTGAAACAGCCTGACGATCTGAAAACCGTTTACTACCAGGTTTACCAGAAAGTGGTGACCGGCCCGGCGAACGCCATGGCGCCGCTGATCCCAGCCGCGCAAACCCTGACCCAGCAGCTGGTACAGGTGGGTGATTTTATCGCTCAGCAGGGGACTCAGGTTGGCTTTGCTAACGGCGGTATTCAGTTCCCGACTTCCCAGCAGGCAAGCCAGTACAACTCGCTGATTGGTCCGCTGTCTGCCCAGCATCAGGCGTTTACTCAGGCCTGGAGCGCGGCACAGACCGCAATGCAGTAA
- the ghrB gene encoding glyoxylate/hydroxypyruvate reductase GhrB — protein sequence MKPSVILYKALPDNLLSRLESHFTVTQLDDISPETVKANAELFANAEGILGSGGKVDGAFLANTPKLRAASTVSVGYDNFNVEALNERGVVLMHTPTVLTETVADTAMALILSSARRVVEVAERVKVGEWQSSIGADWFGFDVHHKTLGILGMGRIGLALAQRAHFGFSMPILYNARRHHKEAEERFNARYCDLDTLLAESDFVCILLPLSEETRHLIGAEQIAKMKSSAILINVGRGPVVDEKALIQALEEGKIHAAGLDVFEQEPLPLDSPLLGMPNVVALPHIGSATHETRYGMAECAVENLITALTGKVEVNCVNPQVLK from the coding sequence ATGAAGCCGTCCGTCATCCTCTACAAGGCGCTGCCTGATAACCTGCTGTCCCGACTTGAAAGCCACTTTACCGTCACCCAGCTTGACGATATCAGCCCGGAAACCGTGAAAGCGAACGCAGAGCTTTTTGCCAACGCGGAAGGTATCCTGGGCTCCGGCGGCAAAGTCGACGGCGCGTTTTTGGCCAATACGCCCAAGCTGCGTGCGGCTTCTACCGTTTCTGTCGGCTACGACAACTTTAACGTGGAGGCCCTGAACGAGCGCGGCGTGGTGCTGATGCATACGCCGACGGTGCTGACTGAAACGGTGGCCGACACCGCCATGGCCCTGATCCTCTCCAGCGCACGCCGCGTGGTGGAAGTCGCCGAGCGCGTGAAGGTAGGCGAATGGCAAAGCAGTATTGGCGCTGACTGGTTTGGTTTCGACGTGCACCATAAAACGCTCGGTATTCTGGGCATGGGACGCATCGGCCTGGCGCTGGCACAGCGCGCACACTTCGGCTTCAGCATGCCGATTCTGTACAACGCCCGTCGCCATCATAAAGAAGCGGAAGAGCGTTTTAACGCCCGCTATTGCGACCTGGACACCCTGCTGGCAGAGTCCGATTTCGTTTGTATCCTGCTGCCGTTAAGCGAAGAAACCCGCCACCTGATTGGCGCAGAGCAAATTGCGAAGATGAAATCCTCCGCCATTCTGATCAACGTCGGGCGCGGCCCGGTGGTTGACGAAAAAGCGCTGATTCAGGCGTTGGAAGAGGGGAAAATTCACGCCGCCGGGCTGGATGTTTTTGAGCAGGAACCGCTGCCGCTGGACTCCCCACTGCTCGGCATGCCAAACGTGGTGGCCCTGCCGCACATCGGCTCAGCCACCCATGAAACCCGCTATGGCATGGCAGAATGCGCGGTGGAAAACCTGATTACCGCGCTGACCGGCAAGGTGGAAGTGAACTGCGTGAACCCGCAGGTGCTGAAATAG
- a CDS encoding MFS transporter gives MKNQTIAPKRWWYIMPIVFITYSLAYLDRANFSFASAAGINDDLGITKGISSLLGALFFLGYFFFQIPGAMYAERRSVRKLIFVCLILWGGCASLTGMVSNIPMLAAIRFVLGVVEAAVMPAMLIYISNWFTRSERSRANTFLILGNPVTVLWMSVVSGYLIQAFGWREMFIFEGIPAVIWAFAWWMLVKDKPAQVGWLSDGEKSALQAQLQKEQEGIKAVRNYGEAFRSRNVVILCMQYFAWSIGVYGFVLWLPSIIRSAGAAGMGMVEVGWLSSVPYLAATIAMIAVSWASDKMQNRKLFVWPLLLIGALAFLGSWLVGANHFWVSYTLLVIAGAAMYAPYGPFFAIIPEMLPKNVAGGAMALINSMGALGSFVGSWFVGYLNGATGSPAASYVFMGLALLASVWLTLIVKPANHQQIPSGAHHA, from the coding sequence ATGAAAAACCAGACAATCGCGCCGAAGCGCTGGTGGTACATCATGCCTATCGTGTTTATCACGTATAGCCTGGCTTACCTCGACCGCGCCAACTTCAGCTTCGCCTCCGCCGCGGGCATCAACGATGACCTCGGCATTACCAAAGGGATTTCATCCCTGCTGGGCGCGCTGTTCTTCCTCGGCTACTTCTTCTTCCAGATCCCCGGGGCGATGTACGCCGAGCGCCGCAGCGTGCGCAAACTTATCTTCGTCTGCCTGATCTTATGGGGCGGCTGCGCCTCGCTGACCGGCATGGTGAGCAACATTCCGATGCTGGCCGCCATTCGCTTTGTGCTCGGCGTGGTTGAGGCGGCGGTGATGCCGGCGATGCTGATTTATATCAGCAACTGGTTTACAAGGTCCGAACGTTCCCGCGCCAATACTTTCCTGATCCTCGGCAACCCGGTCACCGTGCTGTGGATGTCGGTGGTGTCCGGCTACCTGATTCAGGCCTTCGGCTGGCGCGAAATGTTTATCTTCGAGGGGATCCCGGCGGTTATCTGGGCTTTTGCCTGGTGGATGCTGGTAAAAGATAAACCTGCCCAGGTGGGCTGGCTGTCAGACGGTGAAAAATCTGCCTTGCAGGCACAGCTACAAAAAGAACAGGAAGGCATTAAAGCCGTGCGTAACTACGGTGAAGCCTTCCGGTCACGTAACGTGGTTATCCTGTGTATGCAGTACTTCGCCTGGAGCATCGGCGTGTACGGTTTCGTGCTGTGGCTACCGTCGATTATCCGCAGCGCGGGTGCGGCGGGCATGGGGATGGTGGAGGTCGGCTGGCTCTCTTCCGTACCTTACCTGGCCGCGACTATCGCGATGATCGCCGTCTCCTGGGCGTCGGACAAAATGCAAAACCGGAAGCTGTTCGTCTGGCCGCTGCTGCTGATTGGCGCGCTGGCGTTCCTGGGCTCATGGCTGGTCGGGGCCAACCATTTCTGGGTGTCCTATACGCTGCTGGTGATTGCCGGGGCAGCAATGTACGCCCCGTACGGCCCGTTCTTCGCCATTATCCCGGAGATGCTGCCGAAGAACGTGGCCGGCGGGGCGATGGCTTTAATCAACAGCATGGGTGCGCTGGGTTCTTTCGTCGGCTCCTGGTTTGTGGGCTACCTGAACGGCGCCACGGGCAGCCCGGCGGCGTCCTATGTCTTTATGGGGCTGGCGCTGCTCGCCTCGGTATGGCTTACTCTGATTGTTAAGCCTGCTAACCATCAACAAATACCGTCCGGCGCACATCACGCCTGA